In Aegilops tauschii subsp. strangulata cultivar AL8/78 chromosome 3, Aet v6.0, whole genome shotgun sequence, one genomic interval encodes:
- the LOC109756925 gene encoding uncharacterized protein translates to MVSWSESDDSSEHTRQYISSDSDDGRVQVPASTEDSDFEGPEVEMQVLCHGHGKLAERRVAFEGILTGRRFLCCAEKEGRDCGLVKWIDPAWPNTLENALHKLWLMYEDNKRQRAEDTLMNSFEVHNLTQEKKKLQVSYEKLVEDVNELVDAQQRRVEIEKTDADTKKLEEKYEMVKNLAVAQASVIRNMKLKLAEERKNLQIQIDELQKSVEESNVKLHESNVKLQESNLKLQGIKAILNE, encoded by the exons ATGGTGTCCTGGAGTGAAAGCGACGACAGCAGCGAGCACACTAGGCAGTACATCAGCTCTGATTCTGACGACGGCAGGGTGCAG GTCCCTGCTTCAACTGAGGACTCCGATTTTGAGGGCCCTGAAGTTGAAATGCAGGTTTTGTGCCATGGTCACGGGAAGTTAGCAGAGAGGCGCGTTGCTTTTGAAGGAATTCTAACTGGGAGGAGGTTTCTCTGTTGCGCTGAGAAG GAAGGTAGAGACTGTGGACTAGTTAAATGGATTGATCCTGCTTGGCCCAATACCCTTGAGAATGCATTGCACAAGTTATGGTTGATGTATGAAGACAACAAGAGACAGAGGGCTGAGGACACTCTGATGAATTCTTTTGAAGTTCATAACCTGACACAAGAGAAGAAAAAGTTGCAGGTCAGCTATGAGAAGCTGGTTGAAGATGTCAATGAACTTGTGGATGCCCAGCAACGTAGGGTAGAGATAGAAAAGACAGATGCTGATACCAAGAAGTTGGAGGAGAAGTATGAGATGGTGAAGAACCTGGCAGTTGCTCAGGCCAGTGTCATTAGGAACATGAAGCTCAAGCTAGCTGAAGAGAGGAAGAACTTGCAGATCCAAATTGATGAGCTACAGAAGAGTGTTGAAGAGAGCAATGTGAAGCTGCATGAGAGTAATGTGAAGCTGCAGGAGAGCAATTTGAAGCTGCAGGGGATCAAGGCCATTCTAAATGAATGA